From the genome of Prionailurus bengalensis isolate Pbe53 chromosome D1, Fcat_Pben_1.1_paternal_pri, whole genome shotgun sequence:
ATTATGGGGGTTGTTGATAAATAAATTGTTCtgtattcatataatggaatgctAAACAGCAATAACCAAGAACAgaatatgtacacatataatgTTATGGGTGAAACTCACACTACACtttatattgagagaaagaatgcagaCATAAAACAAGTAAATACAATATTGAATATTTATATGAAGCTCAAGAATGAGCAAAATGAATCTGTAATGATAAAAGTAAGAATAGTAGCtatttccagaaaaataattGGGAGTAATATTtactgggaaggggcagggagcaaTATTCTGAAATGATGCAAATCTATCTCTTGGCCTAGATGATGGTTACATAGCCTTATACATGTGAAAAATCATTGACACTTAAGACTTGTGCACTTTTCTGTACATAACTTATACTTCAACTTAAAAGGggtgggattattttttttatttaccaagATTGTGCTGATTTTCCATCAACCTTACGAAACCCTCAACTTAGAAGTGTACTCAAGTCAGTGATCTTTCCCTCCACAGTATTATCTAAAGCACAGTCCTTCCcttcactttcatttcttttcttacatcCTCATTGAACGGAACCATtccaaagaacaaaactaaacatttatcctaactttccttttttctaataGAAGAGAACTTCCTAAGAAAAGTTAATAAGTTAAAgtatcttgggggcgcctgggtggctcagtcagttaagcgtccaacttcggctcaggtcatgatcttgcggtctgtgagtttgagccccgcgttgggctctgtgctgacagctcagagcctggagcctgtttccaattctgtttctccctctttttctgaccctcccccgttcatgctgtctctctctgtctcaaaaataaataaacgttaaaaaaaattttttttaatgtatcttggAAACAGTGCACATACTATTCCTTCTGAAGGAGCTGTTACCACTAATAATGTATTCATTGTTCTTTATATAAGCTGTGCCTGATTCTTTATATAAGCTGTGCCTCCATTTACCTAATACTGTGAGTGTATGACCTGTCCTGACACCACCATCTCTTTGCCTTTACCATTAAAAAATCACAGCTATTTGCAATGTCTTAAAATACAATAGCAACTGCCTTCCTGGTGACTAGTTGGTTGGTACTACTCTAATGACTCACATCTGCCCAAAACTATCTATTACTCCGTTACTTCGTTCAGACACAAAGTAAGTCTCCAAATTCTACCTTATTAATCTGTAAATAATGAGCGAAGCTTGTATCCAACATTTTTAACTCCCTTAAATCTGTATAACTCTCCATTAGAAGGTCTAATAACTTAGCCTATACCCTTACATCTCTGCACACTGCCTCAATGGATACCATCCTTGATTCTATATGGAGATTTAGCTCCCACCAAAACACCTTAAAACTTAGCATTTTGCAAGATCAAATTACCACATTTTTAACTTTCAACATTGTTGCAAAAATAACGTTCCAAAGGTTATCTCTTGAAAAGTTGCATGACATTGCTGTAAGTAGGTCAAATGCAAAGTGCgtttttaaatgcaaaaagaaaaagaaaaacctttgaaATGAAATCCACCAGGGAAAAGGTGAATCAAGATAGCATGGCTAAAGGACAGAAGAGCAAAGTAGATTAGAATTCAAGGGCCTAGGTTCGAGTCTGGCAAGAGGTACGTGTGTGGCCATGAGCAACCTACAAATATTTATGAGTCCCCAGTGTGTAACACAACACATGAAGGGCTAGATTAAATTATTTCTTAGGCTTATTCAAGAGTAGCCATCTATGACTGTGGAAACtattttcataaaacaaataatgattAGAATAGTTAGGGTAGAGTAAGGAGTAGAGGGAATAATTATACTTCAGAACAAGTTAAATTTTTCCCTCTAAGTAAAGGAGATCAAGCACTGGCGTTCGTTTCcctcattgaaaagaaaaagaaacactctgGCAAACAAAGCTTTGGATCTCCTTTCTCAATCATTTTCACACGAAGAATTTTCTGCCTAAGGTCTTCTTCAGGGCAACTTTGACATCCTTGTTCCTCAGACTATAGATTAACGGGTTGAACATGGGCACCACAGCAGTATAGAATATGGAGGACACTTTCCCCTGGTCAAGGGGTAAAATAGAAGGTGGTTTGAGGTACATAAAAGCTCCTGATCCAAAGAAAAGAGATACCACAATTATATGGGAACTGCAGGTACTGAAGGCTTTGGATCTGCCCTCAGTAGAACTAATATGGAGAATACtagaaagaatgaaaccatagGAGATAAAAATGGTCACAATGGGTACCCCAATGCCAATGGTCACAACAATGAAGACCACCAGCAAATTTATGTAAGAGCTGTTGCAGGAGAGCTCAAGGAGGGGAATGATATCGCACATATAGTGATTGACGAAGTTGTCAGCACAAAAGGTTATAAACATTATGTTTCCCATATGGGCAACAGCTCCAAACACTCCCATCCCATAAACACCTAACAAAAGGAGTGAACACACCTGAGGAGACATGGTAACTGTGTACAGCAGTGGTTTACAGATGGCGACATAGCGGTCATATGCCATCGCTGACAAGATGTAGgattcagaaaacacaaagaaacagaagaaaaaaaactgagtcATACACCCTGCATAGGAAATGATGTTTCTCTTTGTGACAAAACCCATTAGCATTTTAGGGGTCAGAGTCGTGGAGTAACTAACATCTATGAAGGACAAGTTgaagaggaaaaagtacatgggaaTATGAAGGTGAGAATTCAGCCCAATCAGGGTTATCAGGCCCAGGTTCCCCACCACAGTGACCATGTAGAAACctagaaacaggaagaagaggGGCATCTGGAGTTCTGGCTCATCTGTTAAGCCTGAGAGGATAAACTCTGTCACAGAGGAGGCATTATCTGCAGCCATTCTCCTCTAGGAGAGTCTGTaagggaaaaagaagagtcactgagacagagagaagccacACACCATGGAATTTAAGGGGCTGACGTGGAGAAGACAAGAATGGGAACATTTActggcactgttctaaatgttGTGTGGCATTATGagtatccccatttcacagatgaggacactggacCTAAGTGACTTGCACAAGTCCTGATGCTACTAAGTTACAGCAGGAGGTGAACTCAGGTGGTCTGGCTCCTGGGCTTTGAGCTTTTACCCACTCTGCTAGAGGACAGACCAGGGCGGGCAGGCACTCACCCTCCTCTGCTTGGAGTCACAGTGCTGTTCTCCACTGGCTCTCATCCATCTCTTTCATGGAGACTCAACTGGCCCCGATGAAAAGCAAGTGACAACCCAGAGCTCAGAccctctgcttctgcttctctaCTTTGAGGATTGAAATCTCTAATTTATCTTGCTGCGCTGAAGAATTTGATCTTTGATTGTGGCTTTGCTGCAAGTCTCTTGTCCAAATTCCGGGGATGAGACAGCATCCTTTCCAAATGCCCATGGATAACAAGAGACTAATCTCAGTGACGTAGTTACAGAGACTCCCTCAGGATCGCTGCTCTAGAGACCCACTtcccaaaggaagaagaaatgtttgTTTACCCCCTTGGTAATGCTTGATGTGGCTTCCAATGATCCTTTCATTCTGGTTACATCTTTTTAAGATTAAGAGCAAAGCCTTATGGGCTTGCCTCCTTGTATTGAGGACTTACTGTGTACCTAGCATTGTGTAGATCCAGCACCCTTATACTAAAACCAAGTGTCAAAAGCAATGTACAAATAATATTACCTTTTTATTCCTCACCACAACCTTATAAATTAGAACTATTAATTAATCCCTCCTCTAAAGTGAGAGGCACACACACTACGAGGTTCCAGAATCTTGACTCAAACCCTAGTCTGTCCAATTCTAAGCTTCTTAGTCTTCATCTGCACTAAACATGCAGCCTCCCTCTAAGTGACCATGAAATCTCTGAAGCAGCATTTTTACTTAGAAGGATCTCATGAGAAGCTTTATTGATAAAAACAAGCACTTAGATAACTTGAAAGGAATGTAGAAAGTGTTAAAACCAAGAGAGGTAAAATTAGGGGAATCATACTTTAGAGAAGGATCATTATTTCCTTCACATCCAATATATACCAAGAATTATTTGCATCTTCTCcaagcttaaaaataaagaaactttctctgaattttctcCACTACTTGATCATCCATCTTAAGcttcattattaaaaacaaatactggtCAGATAACTAATAACAACTTCTATCAAGACCTAAATGCAGAGAACAGAGTCTACAGCCAGTATGTCAGATAACGGGGAATTGGTGAAAGACTTTGAACAAGGATGGCATTGCTTTAGCACATACCAATTGAACACTGACCCTGTCCCTGAAACTTTTATAAGTCCTGGTGATttcttcagtggaaaaaaaaaaaaaaagctttctgccctcatggagcttttATTCAagtgggaaaagacagaaaatacatgAAAGAGAGAGGTAAAACCTGtgaaatgaaaagttatatgaGCAAAAGGAATGCAAGAGGCAGGTCTAGAAAAGGCAGGCATTGCCGATTTCAGTTTTAAATAGAATGACCTGACATTCGAGCAACTTTGAAGGAGACCTGAAAAGCATTTGCTTGGTAAGGTCAGTTACTCTAATAAAACAATGGACATTCACAACTTAATGCAGCACCTTTCCAAGGCATCACATTTTTGTCCTGAGCTTCAAACACAATATGTTAACCCCGATTACTGGATCCGATGGAGAGAATTGTGAGGGTGGTAACAGGATAGGGGAGCAAGAGTCGTTGCTGAGGGTTTAGATAATCACAAGTCACACAGTGTAGTTTATTAACTGAGACTGATATCAAGActaataaaattttgtttgacAACTTGCACTCTACACCCTTTTCTAGGGTGTATGGCAAACTCTATCCCAAGAATAAATCTCTATTTGTATAAATTCAAATAGAGCAGCAGCAGATGCTGCTCAGCAGCATCTGCTGTATCAGCAGATGAGTTATATTCTTGCTCAGAGTTAAGGGCCAACGTCCTCTTGGAGAagttacaaaatgaaaacacaaaggcaGAAGTCCATTTTCCTCAGGCAAGTCCAACTAAAATCTCTGCACATATGCCTgagtatgtttgtgtgtttgtgagtgtgtgcacacacctgAGTGAGAATTTGCTCGCCCTCAGCTATGACTCAGCAGGGACAGTGCCTCATCTGTCTGTTTACACTGAGAATTTTCCATGGCCCGGAACAACTCTAATGAATCCCAATCCCTGTTCTCAATCCCACTACacatatttaagaaatagaaaaagcaactcattatcaaaaaattaaaataagggcTACAAGCAAACTTTTCTTAAGGCCCAAGGGCAAAGAAGACGTTAGGGGTTCATTAAATGTTCACTCTCCTCTAGAAACCTTAGAAGGTTCTTGTATGCATGATGCAACACCGGGGAAAATTCTGAGACTTTTGTCACTTCAGAGGTGGTTTCCATGGGAATTTCATTTCAAATGCATCGAGATTTTATTTCAAGTGAACCAGGGCTTCTATAAAGTCATTTTCACTATTGACTTGCTCCAATACAagcagaaagaaacacagaaataaatattcttgatTAAATTACGTTTGTTGCAGAACTATCTTTCCCAAAATTTGAATCTCTGTATAATGGATTTCTTGTTCTATTTATTGCTAACGCTAAAATATATGTGAGACATGGATTATAACATACCAATGTGGAAAATATGTATAATGCAGCATCTTTGCATATACACCTCATGCACATGCATTAATCCTCATATGTCTGGTAGTCCTTCAGGCAGCACCAGAGTGGTATGGGGTCGGTAACCTTCACCCCACATAAGAGACCTACAAGTATAAACCACAATTCCAACCAAAAAGTCAGAGAGCCTGTCCAGAGAGAAAAGATGGCAGCTGAAATATCTTCATTTGATGTGACTTTAGTTAAACTCTCAGGATGggcataaaattaaattcatctGTCAGAAGTCATACGATCTATATTATACTTAATGTTGAATTAGTTTTTGATATGTGCATTTAGCATATTAAAATGCCAGGTAAAAGGATTCAAAAGAAATGGTTTGTGCTGTAAGGAGGGATTTATAATCTAGTCGAGGCATCTCctattctgtctctctatcatGTTATTCTCCTCATGTTTCAAATTTTTCAGTGCCTACCAATTCTCTGAGCctcttcttccttaaatgtttgtgaGCTCACCCACAATTTCCACAACATCATCTGTATGGTTAACTCCTAAATTCGCACTTTTCTGTTAATTCCCTGTCCTGTGTATACAACCTCTCTATCAAAATGTTCCAGTATGCCACCCTGaactcaacaagtacaaaaattaACACATCTTTTTTGTCCCCCAAACAGACATCTGCCCAACCTTCCCATTCCTTTATTGGAGACAAACTAGAGGGTATCCTAAGTCCTGGTTCATTTGGGTTGGTCCTAGTTTATATCCGTTGCCCCAGAAAAATTATTAGAAGCAGCTTCTTTCACCAAGAAATCTATTCCAGTTAAATGAggaattgtaggggcgcctgggtggcgcagtcggttgagcgtccgacttcagccaggtcacgatctcgcggtccgtgagttcgagccccgcgtcgggctctgggctgatggctcagagcctggagcctgtttccgattctgtgtctccctctctctctgcccctcccccgttcatgctctgtctctctctgtccccaaaataaataaacgttgaaaaaaaatttaaaaaaaaaaaatgaggaattgTATGTGGAATCAAATCAACCTCTACGATTCCTAGCTCTgccccttactagctgtgtagCCTTGGAAACCTCTTGATTAAACTTGGTTTGACCTCTCCTGAGCTTCAAATTACTTATcttaaaatggggttaataatccTAAATGCTGCCATTTGCATTACTTAGGATgtagaagacataaaaaatgtTGTTGTTGCTATCGTCATCGTCATCATCAATCATCCAAATCTATACCCTGGCATGATAAAGATATTTTGGACTGCTACAGGAGTAGCTACAGGATTAGCTAAAACTGGGAGAGACTAAAAATAGGAAGATCAGTTAAGATTTCACAAGCAATGGAGATAGTAAAGTAAAAATGGTGTCAAGAGATAAGATCATGGAAGAACAGGATTTAGTATCTCTGTGGtttgggagagaaggaaagaaaagaaagaagtacataTCAAATATGATTAAAGTTTTGAGTTCATATGACCACGAGTAAGatggcagaaataaataaagagtagGGACCATAAGGAGCTAGATTTTAGTCTAGATGATGAAATGACAGCAGACACAACAAGGGTCCCACTAAACTCTAAGTTATGGCAGCCACCAGGGCAATTAGGACTCCCCATGCCTGCGACTAACAGACAAGACCTGGATTCACCATCCTGGCAGAAATAATTGATCCTAATCagcaaggggggtggggtgggtattGCCTTTACTCATAGGGGCAGAAAGGACCATGTGTAGAACACAGATGTTCCATTTGGATGCTTCCTGATACTTCCTTGCCCCATTGTAGCTGTGAATGGATATAGGCAGCAAATCTCAGATAGGAAGGGTATGATTGCCAAAGATTCAAACCCTTTCATAATGAAGGGATTCctcttttttagatgtttattcatGGATCAGTATATAAGGAGGCCTAACTCATAATAGttactaataaatatttgttgaattcattATTTCCACTTAAAATATATGTGGTTTAGTTCTCTAACACCCTCCCACTCCAATTTTTTGTCCTATCCTTTCAAATAGTTATATTATACCTCTTAATTCTCAATACTTAATGTATTGAGAACTATAGAACTGCACAAATAACTATCACTATACAAATAACCAGCCAAATACTATATTCTAATTATGTTCCCTACTTGTGCTATCTGAAATTTTTCCTGGAATGATTTCTCTATGTCCTGTATCTCTccttcatattttcatatgctgCATAGTATCTATCAAATGCCCATCAgtattaatttccaaatattcaaaCATATGTGACAATCTgtcaatttcttctttctcttggaaACTTCCACCCTCTGTATGTATCTGGAGTGATTGCTTTTTAGACTCAATGCATGGCCATCAGCCTCAAATTCCCTTTGCTGCTTTCCTGTGTTGGATCCCTCTTTCCTAAAAACCAGTATTGTCAGTGAGAAGTCCAGTCGCATTCTCATTTCTGTCCCTTTATATATTATGTGATTGTCTTTCCCCCGCCTCTCTctttcacccacctccccaccctgcctctctctctctctctctctcgccccccaccccctctctctgaaAGCTCCTAGGATCTTCACCCACAGTGTTCTTAAATTTCACAATACTATGTCTTAGtaagtctgttttctttcaaaGTATTCCTTTGATCTAGCAATACAAATCATCTAGTTCTGCGAAATTTTTCTCATACTCTTTATTGATAATTTTCTTCCCACcaaatttttttgttctttctaggattattattattcagaTGTTGGAGTTACCCTcctcttttctatctctttgaGCATTTTTCATACTTTTCAGAGAATTCATCACCTTTAAGTTGTGCCATatctattttaacattttcttactgGTCTACATAATAAAATTCACCCactttaagtgtacagttcaatgaattttaataaatgtatacagTTGCATAACCAGCACAATAAAGGTATAGAATGTTTCTATCACTCCAAAAAGTTCTCTCCCACTTCTTCGAAGTCAAATTCCTCACCCCATTCCTGGGCCCAGACAACCATGAATCTGCTATCACTAATTCCATGTAAATGTAATCATCAACTATGATGTCTTTTATATCTACTCCTTTAACTTAGAAGAACAAGTTTGAGACCCATCCATGGTGTTGCTGTATCAGTAGTCCATCCCTTTTTATTCACAagctttattctattggatagaTAACacaacttgtttatccattcatttctttttttctttttaatttacatcccaattagttagcatatagtgcaaggatgatttcaggagtaggttccttagtgcctcttacccatttagcccatccccccccacaacccctccagtaaccctctgtttgttctccatttttatgagtctcttatgttttgtccccctccctgtttttatattatttttgttccccttcccttgtgttcatctgttttgtctcttaaagtcctcatatgaatgaattcatatgatatttgtctttctctgactaatttcacttagcataataccctccagttccatccacatagttgcaaatggcaagatttcattctttttcattgccgagtaatactccattgtatgtatgtatatgtatatacatgtatatgtatatacttagcAGTGCAGttactgggtcgtagggtagttctatttttagttttttgaggaacctccatactgttttccagaatggctgcaccagcttgcattcccaccaacaatgcaaaagagatcctctttctctgcatcctcgccaacatctgttgttgcctgagttgttaatgttagccattctgacaggtgtaaggtggtatctcattgtggttttgatttgtatttccctgatgatgagtgttgttgaacattttttcatgtgtcggttggccatctggatgtgttctttggagaagtgtctattcatgtcttttgtccatttcttcactggattatttgttttttgggtgttcagtttgatacgttttttatagattttggatactaaccctttatctgatatgtcgtttgcaaatatcttctcccattctgtcggttaccttacagttttgctgattgtttccttcgctgtgcagaagctttttattttgatgaggtcccagtagttcatttttgcttttgtttcccttgcctccagagacgtgttgcgtaagaagttgctgcaggcaagatcaaagaggtttttgcctgctttttcctccaggattttgatggcttcctgtcttacattgaggtctttcattcattttgagtttctttttgtgtatggtgtaagaaagtgatccaggttcattcttctgcatgttgctttccagttttcccagcaccacttgctgaagagactgtctttattccattggatattctttcctgctttgtcaaagattagctggccatacgtttgtgatCCATTCATTTCTTAATGGATACCTGAACTaattccagtttttggctatgaTAAATAAAGCTACTCTGAAAATTAACATTCAATTTCTAGTATGGACATATACTTTCATGTCTCTTGAGTAATATATAGGAGTGAGAGTAAGATTACTGGGTTGTATGGGTTGTAAGAAGCTGAAAAATTGCTTTCAGAACATTCCTATCATCATGGGAAGTCCACTTTGTCCAAATCCTTGCTGCTACTTAGTactgtcaatttttttaatttcaaacttcTAATAGGTGTGTGATTATATCTCATTTGATTTCAATTTGCGTTTCCTTAATGAAATGCTTGTTcgcttatttttccattttctagttAAGTACGTTGTCtcattattgagttgtaagcaaaatatatataatttatttatattattatttatgtattatatagtcTACATACttataagtcctttatcagatacctattttataaatattttcttctaaaaaattaaataaataaataaatattttcttctagttcgtggtttgcattttttatttttaacagtctGTTGAagaggaaaagttttaaatattgataaattcCAGTTTATGAGCTTTTTTCTTGTAGGGCTTATGCTTTATTTGTACTGTTTACCTAAcacaaagtgaaatatttttatattttcttccaaatgttttatagttttaaattttacattttggtgtataatcctttttttcttctgttgcatATTATTAGCTGgttaaatttacttttctttcttttttaatataatttattgtcaagttggctagcATACAatgtacagtgtgctcttagtTTTGGGGGTATATTCCcacgattcatcacttacatacaacacccagtgctcatcccaccaagtgccttcctcagtgcCCTTTTTGAATTCATTTGTTATCATATGGATTTCCAATTTTCCAGTATCATATTGAAAATACTTTCTCAATTGCATTGCTTTGGtaatttcattgaaaataaataaactatacatatataagtcTATTTCTAGAGCTGCTATCTATTCCATCAGTTTATAGTCTGTGTTTATGTCAATATTACATTGCCttaattacagaatttttttttaaagatttatttatttttgagagagagagagagagcgcacgcggggaaggggcaaagagagagggggacagaagatccaaagcaggctctgcgctgacagcaacaagccccatgtgggactcgaactcacaaactgtgatatcatgacttgggctgaggctggacactcaactgaatgagccacccagttgttCCAATTACAGAATCTTTAAAGTAAATCTTGAAACCAGTGTAAATCTTCcaaacttttcttatttcttaatgtcATTTTGTTTAAACTTAGGTCCTTTccatttctatataaaatatagaatcaatctgtcaatttctgcaaaatcATGGTGGGACCTACCCAAAGTCACATAGTAAGAAATTAGCATATCAGTGCATCCTGTGGAACTCTTTTACCTCCAGATTTCAAAGTTTATGATCTTTCTACCACTTTACCATTTCATgcatttttcaacttttctagaGGATTTGGGGGGGTTCAAAAGAAACTGTAATGTGATtaaagcattttagaaaaaaacatgtagTTGGGAGCAAAATTTAACACCCAATGCAGAGAATTTCAAAGAAGTAAATCAGGGATGAGAATTGAATATGTCATGGAGATAAAGACTATGCTGGGGTAACAATCCTAGTCAAGTCTTGGATCTCCAATCCCacccaaataagaaaatgaagtattCAATCCATTTAAGTAAACTGAAACTAAATTCAACACCAATTAAATGGGAAGCCTCACAgcactccctctcccccaccctaaCCCCTCCcctacacatacacaaatatatccCTCATTAATGAGAGGACAGTATAAAGCCACAAGGTTCCACCTACTTAGAGAAAGCAGCCTGGCATGATCACCATTTGAGTCCTATCTACAATCAAGGTCAAGCCTCCCTGTAATTACCAATGTCCTGCCAGGTTGTTCACTGAATCATCTCATGCTGCTAACACAGATGCTCACAAGAGTGGAACTGCACACACTCTGCTCAGGGCCAGCTGCCTGAATCCATTGTGTCCTCACTCTGCTTATCCTGGGATTCCATCCTGACAGCTGTGCACCCCGCATTATCATATCACTTGCACACACAACTGCAGAGCACATGCTCACATGTCCCCCACTGCCTCCAGAGGGGCCCTACCTCAAGAGATTGTGTCCAGGGCATCCCTGGGATCTGATGGCAAAGTTCATAAGTGTGTGCTTCCTGCTGTTGCTGATATCCCTGACATTTTCCCCAGAGTTCCAAGCCAGTGAGTTGCTGCCATGATCCACTTTTGAATTGTAGCCcactgtttaaaaaacatttgtctGAAACTGTACCTTGGAAACCAAACAGGAAGGGAcccaaaaatgtgaaaaatatcagCTTAAACTATTTTCCTTTCCGTAATTTTTCAGTCCAAAATCTAgaaacaagctttttttttccaacatgtATGTTAATTAGAGGGACCCACGACAAAAAGAGAGTCATGTGGTACAGCAACTACATCATGACATTCTCTGTCTCATATAAATCCTTTTTCATGTTGCagtgttggtttttgtttgtttgtttactcccCAGTGATCCTTCTGTCTTTTCTTAAACTAGAAGTGTCCTAAGCTGATAGGATACCAAGCATGTTTCAGCCAGACTGGTCCACAATAGGACTTCACTCTTCAGTGGTCCATGTGGGCGGTATTGTTAAGCAACTCCTACCCTTCAGGTCTTGTTCTTTCCTCTTGAAATGATCAGTTTCACGAGAAGGGACTCGACTCC
Proteins encoded in this window:
- the LOC122482519 gene encoding olfactory receptor 8B12-like, whose translation is MAADNASSVTEFILSGLTDEPELQMPLFFLFLGFYMVTVVGNLGLITLIGLNSHLHIPMYFFLFNLSFIDVSYSTTLTPKMLMGFVTKRNIISYAGCMTQFFFFCFFVFSESYILSAMAYDRYVAICKPLLYTVTMSPQVCSLLLLGVYGMGVFGAVAHMGNIMFITFCADNFVNHYMCDIIPLLELSCNSSYINLLVVFIVVTIGIGVPIVTIFISYGFILSSILHISSTEGRSKAFSTCSSHIIVVSLFFGSGAFMYLKPPSILPLDQGKVSSIFYTAVVPMFNPLIYSLRNKDVKVALKKTLGRKFFV